A window from Citrus sinensis cultivar Valencia sweet orange chromosome 3, DVS_A1.0, whole genome shotgun sequence encodes these proteins:
- the LOC127900610 gene encoding VQ motif-containing protein 10-like has product MSGVCSGGGGREPVKIVLIKTQYIETDARSFKSVVQELTGKDSGARGSNLSPASKSRKVRSNLGTKIMEGGMNINGFAGESINNNNNNNNNSVLIRDLSLKEFDRLLQEMPLVDEFYHDYSLRSN; this is encoded by the coding sequence ATGTCGGGGGTTTGCAGTGGCGGCGGCGGCAGAGAGCCGGTGAAGATTGTGTTGATCAAGACGCAGTATATTGAAACAGATGCAAGGAGCTTCAAGTCTGTCGTGCAGGAACTGACTGGTAAAGATTCTGGGGCACGCGGCAGCAATCTCTCACCCGCGTCGAAGTCGAGAAAAGTTAGAAGCAATTTGGGCACCAAGATTATGGAAGGGGGAATGAATATCAATGGATTTGCAGGTGAaagcattaataataataataataataataataattcagttCTGATCAGAGATTTGTCACTCAAGGAATTTGATAGATTGCTTCAGGAGATGCCCCTAGTCGATGAGTTTTATCATGATTATTCCTTGAGGTCAAATTGA
- the LOC102612871 gene encoding exopolygalacturonase: MEEKVSKEINGYSITRKKVVRRGLTVEKGGFAVVTKVQGGIKIFDVTKYGAIGDGRIDNTKAFLRAWNDACKWDGNSGVLIPRGTFLLGTVTFTGPCKKSTAFQIKGVIRAPSDLKRMSNPDQWIGFRYVDRLLVNGRGTVDGQGASAWSFNSCAEDPNCPSLPISMVFNFVTNSRISGITSVNSKNAHISLYGCHKVSIDNIKITAPYQSPNTDGIKIGDSKGIKITHSSIGTGDDCIALLSGSTNINVTDVSCGPGHGISVGSLGRYANERNVHGLAVRNCTFRGTTNGVRIKTWASPQANVASGFTFENIFMSNVENPIVIDQMYCPHGSCNQKITSNVQIKDVTYRNIWGTSSTKVAVNFQCSKTFPCENIVLQDIYLVHNGRDGAATSSCNFVDGDSYGNQKPPSCL; the protein is encoded by the exons ATGGAGGAGAAAGTATCAAAGGAAATTAATGGGTACAGCATTACGAGGAAAAAGGTTGTACGGAGGGGTTTGACAGTTGAGAAAGGAG GCTTTGCAGTGGTTACAAAAGTTCAAGGTGGAATCAAGATTTTTGATGTAACAAAATATGGTGCAATTGGAGATGGCCGCATTGATAATACCAAG GCATTTTTGAGAGCATGGAATGATGCATGTAAGTGGGATGGAAACAGTGGGGTTTTGATCCCAAGAGGAACATTTTTGTTGGGCACAGTCACATTTACAGGACCATGCAAGAAATCAACGGCATTCCAAATCAAAGGGGTTATCAGGGCTCCTAGTGATCTCAAAAGAATGAGTAATCCTGATCAATGGATCGGCTTCCGATACGTCGATCGGCTGCTGGTGAATGGCCGTGGCACCGTAGACGGCCAAGGAGCCTCCGCTTGGTCTTTCAACTCATGTGCTGAGGATCCCAACTGCCCTAGCCTTCCCATT TCTATGGTATTCAATTTTGTGACCAATTCAAGAATTAGTGGCATTACCTCAGTGAACAGCAAGAACGCACATATCTCGTTATACGGATGCCACAAGGTTAGCATCGACAACATTAAAATAACTGCCCCATACCAAAGCCCTAACACTGATGGCATTAAAATTGGAGACTCAAAAGGCATCAAAATCACCCACTCTTCCATCGGCACCGGCGACGACTGCATAGCCCTACTCTCCGGCAGCACGAACATCAACGTCACCGACGTGAGTTGCGGCCCCGGCCACGGCATCAGCGTAGGCAGCCTAGGCAGGTATGCGAATGAGAGAAACGTGCATGGCTTGGCTGTGAGAAATTGCACGTTTAGGGGCACAACAAATGGTGTGAGGATAAAAACATGGGCGTCTCCGCAGGCTAACGTGGCTTCGGGCTTTACATTCGAAAATATTTTCATGAGCAATGTCGAAAATCCTATAGTCATTGATCAAATGTACTGCCCACATGGCTCATGCAATCAAAAGATTACATCGAATGTGCAGATCAAAGATGTGACGTACAGGAACATATGGGGTACTTCAAGTACAAAAGTGGCCGTAAATTTTCAATGCAGCAAAACGTTTCCATGCGAAAATATTGTGTTACAAGATATCTATTTGGTGCATAATGGACGTGATGGGGCGGCAACTTCTTCTTGCAATTTTGTCGATGGAGATTCTTATGGCAATCAAAAACCGCCCTCTTGTTTGTAG
- the LOC102625912 gene encoding polyadenylate-binding protein-interacting protein 9 isoform X1, with translation MAAVADMPGDAAAANNTNNSKNNNLETKKSESEFTVQKLVDMFTKLNPLAKEFFPSYYHQHTDHHFSVINNNFADDNKQSAIDNFNNNRRRRNNFNQGRKRLSGRAFRAQREDSVRRTVYVSDIDQNITEERLAGLFSSCGQVVDCRVCGDPHSVLRFAFVEFADEHGARAALNLGGTMLGYYPVRVLPSKTAILPVNPTFLPRSEDEREMCSRTVYCTNIDKKVPQAEVKQFFEAACGGEVTRLRLLGDHVHSTRIAFVEFAVAESAILALNCSGMVLGSQPIRVSPSKTPVRPRVTRPAMH, from the exons ATGGCTGCGGTTGCTGACATGCCCGGTGATGCAGCGGCTGCCAACAACACCAACAATAGCAAAAACAATAActtggaaacaaaaaaatcagaatcagaattcACTGTGCAAAAGCTGGTTGATATGTTCACAAAGTTGAATCCTTTGGCCAAGGAATTTTTCCCTTCTTATTATCACCAGCACACTGATCATCACTTTTCTGTCATCAACAACAATTTTGCTGATGATAATAAACAATCGGCCATTGACAATTTCAACAATAACCGCAGG agAAGAAACAATTTTAACCAGGGGAGGAAGAGGTTGAGTGGGAGAGCTTTTAGAGCTCAACGAGAAGATAGTGTTAGACGTACGGTATATGTGTCTGATATTGATCAGAAT ATAACTGAAGAGAGGCTTGCTGGATTATTCAGTAGTTGCGGACAA gTTGTTGATTGCCGAGTATGTGGTGATCCACATTCAGTTCTTCGTTTTGCATTCGTGGAATTTGCTGATGAGC ATGGGGCAAGGGCAGCTTTAAACCTGGGAGGGACAATGCTGGGATACTATCCAGTTAGGGTCTTACCTTCAAAAACTGCAATTCTTCCTGTGAATCCGACATTTCTTCCTAGG TCTGAAGATGAAAGGGAAATGTGTAGCCGAACTGTCTATTGTACAAATATTGACAAGAAG GTTCCTCAAGCTGAAGTCAAACAGTTCTTTGAAGCAGCCTGTGGCGGCGAG GTTACTCGTCTGAGACTTTTAGGAGATCATGTGCACTCAACTCGTATAGCTTTTGTTGAGTTTGCTGTG GCCGAAAGTGCAATCCTTGCGCTGAACTGTAGTGGAATGGTCCTGGGATCTCAGCCCATCAG GGTCAGTCCATCAAAGACACCTGTGAGGCCTCGAGTTACTCGTCCGGCAATGCATTAG
- the LOC102625912 gene encoding polyadenylate-binding protein-interacting protein 9 isoform X2, producing the protein MAAVADMPGDAAAANNTNNSKNNNLETKKSESEFTVQKLVDMFTKLNPLAKEFFPSYYHQHTDHHFSVINNNFADDNKQSAIDNFNNNRRRRNNFNQGRKRLSGRAFRAQREDSVRRTVYVSDIDQNITEERLAGLFSSCGQVVDCRVCGDPHSVLRFAFVEFADEHGARAALNLGGTMLGYYPVRVLPSKTAILPVNPTFLPRSEDEREMCSRTVYCTNIDKKVPQAEVKQFFEAACGGEVTRLRLLGDHVHSTRIAFVEFAVYPADTCVCMNRPKVQSLR; encoded by the exons ATGGCTGCGGTTGCTGACATGCCCGGTGATGCAGCGGCTGCCAACAACACCAACAATAGCAAAAACAATAActtggaaacaaaaaaatcagaatcagaattcACTGTGCAAAAGCTGGTTGATATGTTCACAAAGTTGAATCCTTTGGCCAAGGAATTTTTCCCTTCTTATTATCACCAGCACACTGATCATCACTTTTCTGTCATCAACAACAATTTTGCTGATGATAATAAACAATCGGCCATTGACAATTTCAACAATAACCGCAGG agAAGAAACAATTTTAACCAGGGGAGGAAGAGGTTGAGTGGGAGAGCTTTTAGAGCTCAACGAGAAGATAGTGTTAGACGTACGGTATATGTGTCTGATATTGATCAGAAT ATAACTGAAGAGAGGCTTGCTGGATTATTCAGTAGTTGCGGACAA gTTGTTGATTGCCGAGTATGTGGTGATCCACATTCAGTTCTTCGTTTTGCATTCGTGGAATTTGCTGATGAGC ATGGGGCAAGGGCAGCTTTAAACCTGGGAGGGACAATGCTGGGATACTATCCAGTTAGGGTCTTACCTTCAAAAACTGCAATTCTTCCTGTGAATCCGACATTTCTTCCTAGG TCTGAAGATGAAAGGGAAATGTGTAGCCGAACTGTCTATTGTACAAATATTGACAAGAAG GTTCCTCAAGCTGAAGTCAAACAGTTCTTTGAAGCAGCCTGTGGCGGCGAG GTTACTCGTCTGAGACTTTTAGGAGATCATGTGCACTCAACTCGTATAGCTTTTGTTGAGTTTGCTGTG TACCCAGCTGATACTTGTGTTTGCATGAACAGGCCGAAAGTGCAATCCTTGCGCTGA